One segment of Mesoplodon densirostris isolate mMesDen1 chromosome 6, mMesDen1 primary haplotype, whole genome shotgun sequence DNA contains the following:
- the GALT gene encoding galactose-1-phosphate uridylyltransferase isoform X3 has protein sequence MATTFRASEHQHIRYNPLQDEWVLVSAHRMKRPWQGQVEPPLLTTVPRHDPHNPLCPGATRANGEVNPHYEGTFLFDNDFPALQPDAPSPGPSDHPLFQAEAARGVCKVMCFHPWSDVTLPLMSVPEIRAVVDAWASVTEELGTQYPWVQIFENKGAMMGCSNPHPHCQVWASSFLPDVAQREERSQRAYQSQHGEPLLMEYSRQELLRKDRLVLTSEHWLVLVPFWAVWPFQTLLLPRRHVRRLPELTPAERDDLASIMKKLLTKYDNLFETSFPYSMGWHGAPMGSEAGANWDHWQLHAHYYPPLLRSATVRKFMVGYEMLAQAQRDLTPEQAAERLRALPEVHYCLGQKDRETATIA, from the exons ATGGCCACAACCTTCCGGGCGAGCG AGCATCAGCATATCCGCTACAACCCGCTACAAGATGAGTGGGTGCTGGTGTCAGCGCACCGCATGAAGCGGCCCTGGCAGGGGCAGGTAGAACCCCCGCTTCTGACGACAGTACCCCGCCATGACCCCCACAACCCTCTGTGTCCGGGGGCCACACGGGCcaatggagag GTGAATCCCCACTATGAAGGCACCTTCCTGTTTGACAATGACTTCCCAGCTCTGCAGCCTGATGCCCCTAGTCCAG GACCCAGTGATCACCCCCTTTTCCAAGCAGAGGCTGCTCGAGGAGTTTG TAAGGTTATGTGCTTCCACCCCTGGTCGGATGTGACACTGCCACTCATGTCAGTCCCTGAGATCCGAGCTGTCGTTGATGCATGGGCCTCAGTGACAGAGGAGCTGGGTACCCAGTACCCTTGGGTGCAG ATCTTTGAAAACAAAGGAGCCATGATGGGCTGTTCCAACCCCCATCCCCATTGCCAG GTGTGGGCCAGCAGTTTCCTGCCAGATGTTGCCCAGCGTGAGGAGCGATCTCAGCGGGCCTATCAGAGTCAGCACGGAGAGCCCCTGCTAATGGAGTACAGCCGCCAAGAGCTGCTCAGGAAG GACCGTCTGGTCCTAACCAGTGAGCACTGGTTAGTGCTGGTCCCCTTCTGGGCGGTGTGGCCCTTCCAGACACTACTGCTGCCCCGTCGGCATGTGCGGCGGCTGCCTGAGCTGACCCCGGCTGAGCGTGACG ATCTAGCCTCCATCATGAAGAAGCTCTTGACCAAGTATGACAACCTATTTGAGACATCCTTTCCCTACTCCATGGGCTGGCATG GGGCTCCCATGGGATCAGAGGCTGGAGCCAACTGGGACCACTGGCAGCTACATGCTCATTATTATCCTCCACTCCTGCGCTCTGCCACAGTCCGGAAATTCATGGTTGGCTATGAAATGCTTGCCCAGGCCCAGAGGGACCTCACCCCTGAGCAG GCTGCAGAGAGACTAAGGGCGCTTCCTGAGGTTCATTACTGCCTGGGGCAGAAGGACAGGGAGACAGCAACCATCGCCTGA
- the GALT gene encoding galactose-1-phosphate uridylyltransferase isoform X1: MKRPWQGQVEPPLLTTVPRHDPHNPLCPGATRANGEVNPHYEGTFLFDNDFPALQPDAPSPGPSDHPLFQAEAARGVCKVMCFHPWSDVTLPLMSVPEIRAVVDAWASVTEELGTQYPWVQIFENKGAMMGCSNPHPHCQVWASSFLPDVAQREERSQRAYQSQHGEPLLMEYSRQELLRKDRLVLTSEHWLVLVPFWAVWPFQTLLLPRRHVRRLPELTPAERDDLASIMKKLLTKYDNLFETSFPYSMGWHGAPMGSEAGANWDHWQLHAHYYPPLLRSATVRKFMVGYEMLAQAQRDLTPEQAAERLRALPEVHYCLGQKDRETATIA, from the exons ATGAAGCGGCCCTGGCAGGGGCAGGTAGAACCCCCGCTTCTGACGACAGTACCCCGCCATGACCCCCACAACCCTCTGTGTCCGGGGGCCACACGGGCcaatggagag GTGAATCCCCACTATGAAGGCACCTTCCTGTTTGACAATGACTTCCCAGCTCTGCAGCCTGATGCCCCTAGTCCAG GACCCAGTGATCACCCCCTTTTCCAAGCAGAGGCTGCTCGAGGAGTTTG TAAGGTTATGTGCTTCCACCCCTGGTCGGATGTGACACTGCCACTCATGTCAGTCCCTGAGATCCGAGCTGTCGTTGATGCATGGGCCTCAGTGACAGAGGAGCTGGGTACCCAGTACCCTTGGGTGCAG ATCTTTGAAAACAAAGGAGCCATGATGGGCTGTTCCAACCCCCATCCCCATTGCCAG GTGTGGGCCAGCAGTTTCCTGCCAGATGTTGCCCAGCGTGAGGAGCGATCTCAGCGGGCCTATCAGAGTCAGCACGGAGAGCCCCTGCTAATGGAGTACAGCCGCCAAGAGCTGCTCAGGAAG GACCGTCTGGTCCTAACCAGTGAGCACTGGTTAGTGCTGGTCCCCTTCTGGGCGGTGTGGCCCTTCCAGACACTACTGCTGCCCCGTCGGCATGTGCGGCGGCTGCCTGAGCTGACCCCGGCTGAGCGTGACG ATCTAGCCTCCATCATGAAGAAGCTCTTGACCAAGTATGACAACCTATTTGAGACATCCTTTCCCTACTCCATGGGCTGGCATG GGGCTCCCATGGGATCAGAGGCTGGAGCCAACTGGGACCACTGGCAGCTACATGCTCATTATTATCCTCCACTCCTGCGCTCTGCCACAGTCCGGAAATTCATGGTTGGCTATGAAATGCTTGCCCAGGCCCAGAGGGACCTCACCCCTGAGCAG GCTGCAGAGAGACTAAGGGCGCTTCCTGAGGTTCATTACTGCCTGGGGCAGAAGGACAGGGAGACAGCAACCATCGCCTGA
- the GALT gene encoding galactose-1-phosphate uridylyltransferase isoform X2: MATTFRASGSCRPSPQVGAPTPPEHQHIRYNPLQDEWVLVSAHRMKRPWQGQVEPPLLTTVPRHDPHNPLCPGATRANGEVNPHYEGTFLFDNDFPALQPDAPSPGPSDHPLFQAEAARGVCKVMCFHPWSDVTLPLMSVPEIRAVVDAWASVTEELGTQYPWVQIFENKGAMMGCSNPHPHCQVWASSFLPDVAQREERSQRAYQSQHGEPLLMEYSRQELLRKDRLVLTSEHWLVLVPFWAVWPFQTLLLPRRHVRRLPELTPAERDDLASIMKKLLTKYDNLFETSFPYSMGWHGAPMGSEAGANWDHWQLHAHYYPPLLRSATVRKFMVGYEMLAQAQRDLTPEQAAERLRALPEVHYCLGQKDRETATIA; encoded by the exons ATGGCCACAACCTTCCGGGCGAGCG GAAGTTGTCGTCCCTCCCCGCAGGTCGGCGCGCCCACCCCTCCAG AGCATCAGCATATCCGCTACAACCCGCTACAAGATGAGTGGGTGCTGGTGTCAGCGCACCGCATGAAGCGGCCCTGGCAGGGGCAGGTAGAACCCCCGCTTCTGACGACAGTACCCCGCCATGACCCCCACAACCCTCTGTGTCCGGGGGCCACACGGGCcaatggagag GTGAATCCCCACTATGAAGGCACCTTCCTGTTTGACAATGACTTCCCAGCTCTGCAGCCTGATGCCCCTAGTCCAG GACCCAGTGATCACCCCCTTTTCCAAGCAGAGGCTGCTCGAGGAGTTTG TAAGGTTATGTGCTTCCACCCCTGGTCGGATGTGACACTGCCACTCATGTCAGTCCCTGAGATCCGAGCTGTCGTTGATGCATGGGCCTCAGTGACAGAGGAGCTGGGTACCCAGTACCCTTGGGTGCAG ATCTTTGAAAACAAAGGAGCCATGATGGGCTGTTCCAACCCCCATCCCCATTGCCAG GTGTGGGCCAGCAGTTTCCTGCCAGATGTTGCCCAGCGTGAGGAGCGATCTCAGCGGGCCTATCAGAGTCAGCACGGAGAGCCCCTGCTAATGGAGTACAGCCGCCAAGAGCTGCTCAGGAAG GACCGTCTGGTCCTAACCAGTGAGCACTGGTTAGTGCTGGTCCCCTTCTGGGCGGTGTGGCCCTTCCAGACACTACTGCTGCCCCGTCGGCATGTGCGGCGGCTGCCTGAGCTGACCCCGGCTGAGCGTGACG ATCTAGCCTCCATCATGAAGAAGCTCTTGACCAAGTATGACAACCTATTTGAGACATCCTTTCCCTACTCCATGGGCTGGCATG GGGCTCCCATGGGATCAGAGGCTGGAGCCAACTGGGACCACTGGCAGCTACATGCTCATTATTATCCTCCACTCCTGCGCTCTGCCACAGTCCGGAAATTCATGGTTGGCTATGAAATGCTTGCCCAGGCCCAGAGGGACCTCACCCCTGAGCAG GCTGCAGAGAGACTAAGGGCGCTTCCTGAGGTTCATTACTGCCTGGGGCAGAAGGACAGGGAGACAGCAACCATCGCCTGA